A portion of the Natronococcus sp. AD-5 genome contains these proteins:
- a CDS encoding alpha/beta fold hydrolase, whose product MIPRRSTGRSGSAITSRGFSRTASAPSARRTAPGRFTCWGTSTAAPLAAAYAALFPDRVRTLVLQGPPLDFDADEGMDLFRALAAEHDPEQVAAALDAVPTPLLEVAFALRKPVEYTVTTPLRLWDRLDDDAFVEEQGRKLEWTAGGPNLPATAYREFVEELLLENRLIESELELGGERVDLSAIEMPVLLVLGEEDEFVPREASVPFLDGIGSDDAAIVELPTGHVGLSVAEVAHERGWPRIADWLEERSS is encoded by the coding sequence GTGATCCCTCGCCGATCGACCGGTCGCTCGGGCTCGGCGATTACGTCGCGCGGTTTCTCGCGAACTGCATCGGCGCCGTCCGCGAGACGCACGGCTCCGGGTCGATTCACTTGCTGGGGTACTTCGACCGCGGCCCCGCTCGCGGCCGCCTACGCCGCGCTGTTTCCGGACCGCGTCCGAACGCTGGTGCTCCAGGGACCGCCGCTGGACTTCGACGCCGACGAGGGGATGGACCTGTTTCGGGCCCTCGCCGCCGAGCACGATCCCGAACAGGTTGCCGCCGCGCTCGACGCCGTTCCGACGCCGCTGCTCGAGGTCGCGTTCGCGCTCCGGAAACCGGTCGAGTACACCGTTACGACGCCGCTCCGGCTCTGGGACCGGTTGGACGACGACGCGTTCGTCGAGGAACAGGGGCGGAAACTCGAGTGGACCGCAGGGGGACCGAATCTCCCGGCGACGGCGTACCGGGAGTTCGTCGAGGAGTTGCTCCTCGAGAATCGACTGATCGAGAGCGAACTCGAACTCGGCGGCGAGCGCGTCGACCTCTCGGCGATCGAGATGCCGGTGTTGCTGGTCCTCGGCGAAGAAGACGAGTTCGTTCCCCGCGAGGCGAGCGTTCCGTTCCTCGACGGGATCGGCAGCGACGACGCGGCGATCGTCGAACTCCCGACGGGTCACGTCGGGCTGTCGGTCGCGGAAGTGGCCCACGAGCGAGGGTGGCCGCGGATCGCGGACTGGCTCGAAGAGCGGAGTTCCTGA
- a CDS encoding LURP-one-related/scramblase family protein encodes MATDDVVSGIDLSGDDYTVKQSLIRNKYNVYDGEGTLALTAKQKLFKLKEEFPFVDADGEPIFRIKAEGILDVAGDYTIVDEPSGEPIAVLEKNWTLLSHKWKVRSPTDERLLARIESRGAVVELIRNLPLVGLVTQFIPHAYTIESADGAQLGTIAGRLSFRDVYDITIDDEGDAPREALVAAAIAVDALEGN; translated from the coding sequence ATGGCAACAGACGATGTCGTTTCCGGAATCGATCTGAGCGGTGACGACTACACCGTTAAACAGTCGCTGATTCGAAACAAGTACAACGTCTACGATGGCGAGGGGACGCTCGCGCTAACGGCCAAACAGAAGCTCTTCAAGCTGAAAGAGGAGTTCCCGTTCGTCGACGCGGACGGCGAGCCGATCTTTCGGATCAAGGCCGAAGGAATCCTGGACGTCGCGGGCGACTACACCATCGTCGACGAACCGTCCGGCGAGCCGATCGCCGTCCTCGAGAAGAACTGGACGCTGCTCTCGCACAAGTGGAAGGTTCGGAGTCCGACGGACGAACGGCTGCTCGCCCGGATCGAGTCCCGCGGCGCGGTCGTCGAGTTGATTCGCAACCTCCCCCTCGTCGGACTCGTGACGCAGTTCATCCCCCACGCCTACACGATCGAGTCCGCCGACGGGGCGCAACTCGGCACCATCGCCGGGCGACTCTCGTTCCGAGACGTTTACGATATCACCATCGATGACGAGGGCGACGCACCGAGGGAAGCGCTCGTTGCCGCTGCGATCGCCGTCGACGCGCTCGAGGGGAACTGA
- a CDS encoding YciE/YciF ferroxidase family protein: MSIDTLHDLFVHKLRQQYYIEQELVDALDEMARNTGNDRMSQGFADHRDETRTQVQRLEDVFAALDVPPETQDAPILDALEEERRTFERQIDDDDLLDMVYLNAGMMTERIEMTAYEGLSMLATELELSDDAQTPLESNYDEEKSAYRELDTLATASEMKSLWDRLTPS; the protein is encoded by the coding sequence ATGAGCATCGACACACTTCACGACCTGTTCGTCCACAAGCTCCGCCAGCAGTACTACATCGAGCAGGAACTCGTCGACGCGCTCGACGAGATGGCGAGAAACACCGGCAACGATCGGATGAGTCAGGGGTTCGCCGACCACCGCGACGAAACCCGCACCCAGGTCCAGCGGCTCGAGGACGTCTTCGCGGCCCTCGACGTTCCGCCGGAAACGCAGGACGCGCCCATCCTCGACGCCCTTGAGGAGGAGCGTCGCACCTTCGAGCGCCAGATCGACGACGACGACCTGCTCGACATGGTCTACCTCAACGCCGGCATGATGACCGAGCGAATCGAGATGACGGCCTACGAAGGGCTGTCGATGCTGGCGACCGAACTCGAACTCTCCGACGACGCCCAGACGCCCCTCGAGTCCAACTACGACGAGGAGAAGTCGGCCTACCGCGAACTCGATACGCTGGCGACGGCCTCGGAGATGAAGTCCCTGTGGGATCGGCTGACGCCGTCCTGA
- the grpE gene encoding nucleotide exchange factor GrpE yields MSEDEGTNASAQGVPSEDGSDDGEPAGVETEGTAAAESDSKPAPESTSDESDASREPAADVPETSEDVQELLDRITEHDDDLARQVNAIVDEARQLNDTVGQQREELEDLDERVEEQAATIEELRGELEESEAEVEELRSRLKRKQADFQNYKKRAKKRQQQIKDRAAEDLVERLVGVRDNLKRALEEESGDAESLREGVEMTLREFDRVLEAEDVSEIDPDPGAEVDPQRHEVMMQIDSAQPEGTVADVYTPGYEMGEKVIQNAQVTVSNGELEDEAADEDEEPDPEDEPADDDDEAVELEGETAEAGDGSETDDSE; encoded by the coding sequence ATGAGCGAAGACGAGGGCACGAACGCGTCAGCCCAGGGTGTCCCGTCCGAGGACGGATCCGACGACGGCGAACCGGCCGGCGTCGAGACCGAGGGGACGGCAGCAGCGGAATCGGACTCGAAACCAGCACCCGAGTCGACGAGCGACGAATCGGACGCGAGCCGGGAGCCGGCCGCGGACGTTCCCGAGACGAGCGAGGACGTCCAGGAACTCTTAGACCGGATCACCGAACACGACGACGACCTCGCGCGCCAGGTCAACGCGATCGTCGACGAAGCCCGTCAGCTCAACGACACCGTCGGTCAGCAGCGCGAGGAACTCGAGGACCTCGACGAGCGGGTCGAGGAACAGGCCGCGACGATAGAGGAGCTCCGGGGGGAGCTCGAGGAGTCCGAGGCGGAAGTCGAGGAGCTACGGAGCCGCCTCAAGCGCAAACAGGCCGACTTCCAGAACTACAAGAAGCGGGCCAAGAAGCGCCAGCAGCAGATCAAAGACCGCGCCGCGGAGGACCTCGTCGAGCGCCTCGTCGGCGTTCGCGACAACCTGAAGCGCGCCCTCGAGGAGGAGAGCGGCGACGCGGAGAGCCTGCGCGAGGGCGTCGAGATGACGCTCAGGGAGTTCGACCGCGTGCTCGAGGCCGAGGACGTCTCGGAGATCGACCCCGATCCGGGCGCCGAGGTCGATCCCCAGCGCCACGAAGTGATGATGCAGATCGACAGCGCCCAGCCCGAGGGGACGGTCGCCGACGTCTACACGCCCGGCTACGAGATGGGCGAGAAGGTCATCCAGAACGCCCAGGTGACCGTCTCGAACGGCGAACTCGAGGACGAAGCGGCGGACGAAGACGAAGAACCCGATCCGGAGGACGAACCGGCGGACGACGATGACGAGGCGGTCGAACTCGAGGGAGAGACCGCCGAAGCGGGCGACGGAAGCGAAACGGACGACTCCGAGTGA
- a CDS encoding alpha/beta fold hydrolase, protein MGSADAVLKPLTVESDTGELPGGHPYVRAGSGSRSLVILPGFGDAMFPGTYPPLSGLALAPYVARYLDEYAVYLLSRPRGLPAGYDADDAVATHARALESIGDASDAVDVIGISMGGLIGQALAREEPDLVDRLVLANSACRLDDDARPTVRQFERDAREHDWASIRSKLAAAMFTDGRAVVYPFVFQTAGRVFQPRPAEPADVWRSLEFILGFDGCDELGSIDRPTLVFGGERDPFFTPALARKTAAELPNGELELVPGAKHGAFHERKWRFDSRVRSFFER, encoded by the coding sequence GTGGGATCGGCTGACGCCGTCCTGAAACCGTTGACGGTCGAAAGCGACACCGGGGAGCTCCCCGGCGGCCACCCGTACGTGAGGGCCGGCAGCGGATCGCGCTCGCTCGTCATCCTGCCGGGGTTCGGCGACGCGATGTTCCCCGGCACCTACCCGCCGCTTTCGGGACTGGCACTCGCGCCCTACGTCGCCCGGTACCTCGACGAGTACGCGGTCTACCTGCTCAGCCGCCCGCGCGGACTGCCGGCGGGATACGACGCCGACGACGCCGTCGCGACGCACGCGCGAGCCCTCGAGTCGATCGGCGACGCGAGCGACGCGGTCGACGTGATCGGCATCTCGATGGGCGGGCTGATCGGACAGGCGCTCGCCCGCGAGGAGCCCGATCTGGTCGACCGACTCGTCCTCGCGAACAGCGCCTGCCGGCTCGACGACGACGCGCGACCGACCGTCCGGCAGTTCGAACGCGACGCCCGCGAGCACGACTGGGCGTCGATCCGCTCGAAACTCGCCGCCGCGATGTTCACGGACGGCCGCGCGGTGGTCTATCCCTTCGTGTTCCAGACCGCCGGACGCGTGTTCCAGCCACGCCCGGCAGAGCCCGCCGACGTCTGGCGTTCCCTCGAGTTCATCCTCGGGTTCGACGGCTGTGACGAGTTGGGATCGATCGACCGGCCGACGCTCGTCTTCGGCGGCGAGCGCGACCCCTTTTTCACGCCGGCGCTCGCGCGGAAAACCGCCGCCGAACTACCGAACGGGGAACTCGAACTCGTTCCGGGCGCGAAACACGGCGCGTTCCACGAACGCAAGTGGCGGTTCGACTCGCGCGTGCGATCGTTCTTCGAACGGTGA
- the dnaJ gene encoding molecular chaperone DnaJ, with protein MSEDFYDVLGVSRDASAEEIKQAYRKKATEYHPDVSDDPDAEEKFKKIQKAKQVLTDEEKREAYDRMGHDRYEQAEKHGYDAGDAGPGGMGGDPFGGMGGGGMGGGLGDIFEQVFGGGGGGRGRRRPRKGRDLRTGLEITLEEAYEGVEKQFTVERPEECDVCDGEGYPPDADARTCPECQGRGQVTQVQQTPLGRVQQTTACPRCEGEGTLYSETCGECRGEGYVRAEATLTVEVPAGIQDGQTLRMEREGAPSPESGPRGDLLIDVTIAEHEEFEREGDDLRYRLPISFPQATFGDTVEVPTLDGSVEFDVPGGTQSGETFRLKGKGMPRLRGHGRGDLYVKVQVVTPDSLNEEQREALEAFAEAGGDEIDINDGFFERIKRAF; from the coding sequence ATGAGCGAGGATTTCTACGACGTTCTCGGCGTGAGTCGCGACGCGTCCGCCGAGGAGATCAAGCAGGCGTACCGGAAGAAGGCCACGGAATACCATCCGGACGTCAGCGACGATCCCGACGCCGAGGAGAAATTCAAGAAGATCCAGAAGGCCAAGCAGGTCCTCACGGACGAGGAGAAGCGCGAGGCGTACGACCGAATGGGTCACGATCGCTACGAACAGGCCGAGAAGCACGGGTACGACGCGGGCGACGCCGGTCCCGGCGGAATGGGTGGCGACCCGTTCGGCGGCATGGGCGGTGGCGGCATGGGCGGCGGTCTCGGCGACATCTTCGAGCAGGTCTTCGGCGGCGGCGGTGGCGGCCGCGGTCGGCGACGGCCGCGCAAGGGCCGCGACCTGCGAACCGGACTCGAGATCACGCTCGAGGAGGCCTACGAGGGCGTCGAGAAGCAGTTCACGGTCGAGCGGCCGGAGGAGTGCGACGTCTGTGACGGCGAAGGCTACCCGCCGGACGCGGACGCCCGGACCTGTCCGGAGTGTCAGGGTCGCGGGCAGGTGACCCAGGTCCAGCAGACGCCGCTCGGGCGCGTCCAGCAGACGACCGCCTGTCCGCGCTGCGAGGGCGAGGGGACGCTGTACTCCGAAACCTGCGGCGAGTGTCGCGGCGAGGGCTACGTCCGCGCCGAGGCGACGCTCACCGTCGAGGTGCCGGCGGGCATCCAGGACGGCCAGACGCTCCGCATGGAACGCGAGGGAGCGCCGAGTCCCGAATCCGGCCCCCGCGGCGACCTGCTGATCGACGTCACCATCGCAGAACACGAGGAGTTCGAGCGCGAGGGCGACGACCTGCGCTACCGACTTCCGATCTCGTTCCCGCAGGCGACGTTCGGGGACACGGTCGAGGTGCCCACCCTCGACGGCAGCGTCGAGTTCGACGTTCCGGGAGGCACCCAGAGCGGCGAAACGTTCCGCCTCAAAGGGAAGGGGATGCCGCGCCTGCGCGGTCACGGACGGGGCGACCTCTACGTCAAGGTCCAGGTCGTTACGCCCGACTCGCTCAACGAGGAGCAGCGCGAGGCGCTCGAGGCCTTCGCCGAGGCCGGCGGCGACGAGATCGATATCAACGACGGCTTCTTCGAGAGGATCAAGCGGGCGTTTTAG
- a CDS encoding sugar-transfer associated ATP-grasp domain-containing protein, whose amino-acid sequence MNVREAYQTANRVRNLVRDERESGPMFDFSPRERLRFYRRRFLSKSGFLYDFDTYDPSLYLDDYQRYIRSGRINDHWGALIDNKLAFHEILGEFPSHRSTVHGLLRDGQFHVFEPGTEGAVASDGGVELERPTDPDASRPTVDPVDWLDDSLSDGDRLVLKWFSGGGGNNVHFLEREDGTYLYDGTPTNDAGLARTLADLEDYLVCEFVEQDEYADELYPDTVNTIRVLTMYDERAQEAFVPIAVQRIGTSDSAPVDNFSKGGLSAEVDRETGALSAGAHYYHRDSVTWHETHPETGARIEGTTVPGWEEIRDKLLEIANALSHMPYVGWDIVVTGEGEFKIIEGNSQTGVAAMQVHRPLLADERTRRFYRRHDVV is encoded by the coding sequence ATGAACGTCCGCGAAGCGTACCAGACGGCGAATCGGGTGCGCAATCTGGTTCGGGACGAACGAGAATCGGGGCCGATGTTCGACTTCTCGCCTCGAGAGCGCCTCCGGTTCTATCGACGACGGTTTCTGAGCAAGTCGGGTTTCCTCTACGATTTCGACACCTACGACCCGTCCCTGTACCTCGACGATTACCAGCGGTACATTCGGTCGGGACGAATCAACGACCACTGGGGCGCGCTGATCGACAACAAACTCGCCTTTCACGAGATCCTCGGCGAGTTTCCGTCGCACCGGTCGACGGTGCACGGACTGCTCAGAGACGGACAGTTCCACGTGTTCGAACCGGGCACCGAAGGCGCGGTCGCGAGCGACGGTGGCGTCGAACTCGAGCGTCCGACCGACCCCGACGCCTCTCGACCGACCGTGGATCCGGTCGACTGGCTCGACGACTCCCTCTCGGACGGGGATCGACTCGTGCTGAAGTGGTTCAGCGGCGGCGGCGGAAACAACGTCCACTTCCTCGAGCGCGAGGACGGGACGTACCTGTACGACGGCACGCCGACGAACGATGCCGGGCTCGCTCGGACGCTCGCGGACCTCGAGGACTATCTCGTCTGCGAGTTCGTCGAGCAGGACGAGTACGCCGACGAACTGTACCCCGATACGGTAAACACGATCCGGGTGCTCACGATGTACGACGAGCGCGCACAGGAGGCGTTCGTTCCGATCGCGGTCCAGCGGATCGGCACCAGCGACTCCGCGCCCGTAGACAACTTTTCGAAGGGCGGATTGAGCGCGGAAGTCGATCGAGAGACCGGAGCGCTCAGCGCCGGCGCGCACTATTATCACAGGGACAGCGTTACCTGGCACGAAACGCACCCCGAAACCGGCGCCCGCATCGAGGGAACGACGGTTCCGGGCTGGGAGGAGATCCGCGACAAACTGCTCGAGATCGCCAACGCGCTCTCGCACATGCCCTACGTCGGGTGGGACATCGTCGTCACCGGCGAGGGCGAGTTCAAGATCATCGAGGGGAACAGCCAGACGGGCGTCGCTGCGATGCAGGTCCACCGCCCGCTGCTGGCCGACGAGCGAACGCGACGATTTTACCGGCGACACGACGTCGTTTGA
- a CDS encoding formyltransferase family protein has protein sequence MTRTGPETIGLLADPYLNEWQVNALERLQADRDVTFSLVVSNGRKASEIDDPESWNTRDRISADDVRQFVNLLRDQKAWSLVLAERNLAKLVDGERPLWRRHSIENVDCLSEADHVRCDPHTDGTWYEFPDEIVARVAEECDALVLFGYGLIRGPILDAPEHGVLSFHPADIRSYRGMGPPPVFHDGRRRCGATLQRLNESIDGGEIVAYDDVAIDDCATLWDVFDRVAALQIDLLTEGVANLHDPAFEPATVPEDQLGEIYYRKRRHNLSFSGRILLKNLVGRARRRLRRRSGSDETPVSSLPSQSPDTERRSSS, from the coding sequence ATGACGCGAACCGGACCGGAGACGATCGGTTTGCTGGCCGATCCGTACCTCAACGAGTGGCAGGTAAACGCCCTCGAGCGCCTTCAGGCCGACCGAGACGTCACGTTCTCGCTGGTCGTCAGCAACGGCCGGAAGGCGAGCGAGATCGACGACCCCGAATCGTGGAACACGCGCGATCGAATCTCCGCGGACGACGTGCGGCAGTTCGTAAACCTCCTCAGGGACCAGAAGGCGTGGTCGCTCGTCCTCGCGGAGCGAAACCTCGCCAAACTGGTCGACGGCGAGCGACCGCTCTGGCGGCGGCACTCGATCGAGAACGTCGACTGCCTCTCCGAGGCCGATCACGTTCGGTGCGACCCGCACACGGACGGTACCTGGTACGAGTTTCCGGACGAGATCGTCGCCCGCGTCGCGGAGGAGTGCGACGCCCTGGTGCTCTTCGGTTACGGACTCATCCGCGGGCCGATCCTCGACGCACCGGAGCACGGCGTGTTGAGTTTCCACCCCGCCGACATTCGCTCGTACCGGGGCATGGGCCCGCCGCCGGTATTTCACGACGGACGCCGCCGGTGTGGGGCAACGCTCCAGCGGCTGAACGAGTCGATCGACGGCGGCGAAATCGTCGCGTACGACGACGTCGCCATCGACGACTGCGCCACGCTGTGGGACGTGTTCGATCGAGTCGCGGCGCTGCAGATCGACCTCCTGACGGAGGGCGTCGCCAACTTGCACGATCCGGCGTTCGAACCGGCGACCGTCCCCGAGGACCAGTTAGGCGAGATTTACTACCGGAAACGGCGACACAACCTGTCGTTCTCGGGACGGATCCTGCTGAAAAATCTCGTCGGACGGGCGCGGCGACGACTCCGGAGACGGAGCGGGTCGGACGAGACCCCCGTTAGCTCGTTGCCGTCCCAGTCTCCGGATACCGAGCGGCGCTCGAGCAGCTAG
- a CDS encoding NAD(P)/FAD-dependent oxidoreductase, with amino-acid sequence MPDVAIVGGGTAGLSAALFTAKNGLETVVFDTDETWMHKAHLFNYLGVRSISGDEFLAIARGQVRDRGGDLHMNEEVTGVEETADGFRIETADGEYEATYVVLATGADRSIAEEIGCAFDDDGTVDVSLSMATSVENCYATGAMVRAEEWQAVIAAGDGATAALDILSAEKGEHFHDFDTPADVPILESE; translated from the coding sequence ATGCCAGACGTTGCAATCGTCGGCGGCGGAACCGCGGGGCTGAGCGCGGCGCTGTTCACCGCGAAAAACGGCCTCGAGACCGTCGTCTTCGACACCGACGAGACGTGGATGCACAAGGCCCACCTGTTCAACTACCTCGGCGTCCGGAGCATCAGCGGCGACGAATTCCTGGCGATCGCCCGAGGGCAAGTGCGGGATCGCGGTGGCGACCTACACATGAACGAAGAGGTGACCGGGGTCGAGGAAACGGCCGACGGGTTTCGAATCGAGACCGCGGACGGCGAATACGAGGCGACGTACGTCGTACTCGCGACCGGCGCGGATCGGTCGATCGCGGAGGAGATCGGCTGCGCGTTCGACGACGACGGGACCGTCGACGTGTCCCTCAGCATGGCGACGAGCGTCGAGAACTGCTACGCGACGGGCGCGATGGTTCGAGCGGAGGAGTGGCAGGCCGTCATCGCCGCGGGCGACGGCGCCACGGCGGCGCTCGACATCCTCAGCGCCGAGAAGGGCGAACACTTTCACGACTTCGACACGCCGGCGGACGTGCCCATACTCGAGTCGGAGTGA
- the dnaK gene encoding molecular chaperone DnaK, whose amino-acid sequence MASNKILGIDLGTTNSAFAVMEGGDPEIIANAEGERTTPSVVAFTDDDERLVGKPAKNQAVQNPDRTIQSIKRHMGEEDYTVEIEGEEYTPQEISAMILQKIKRDAEEYLGDDVERAVITVPAYFSDRQRQATKDAGEIAGFEVERIVNEPTAASMAYGLDDESDQTVLVYDLGGGTFDVSILDLGGGVYEVVATNGDNDLGGDDWDEAIIDWLAAEFESEHGVDLREDRQALQRLKDAAEEAKIELSSRKETEINLPFITATDDGPIHLEESLTRAKFESLTQDLTDRTVEPTEQALEDAGYEKADIDEVLLVGGSTRMPQVSEKVEELTGQEPQKNVNPDEAVALGAAIQGGVLGGEVDDIVLLDVTPLSLGIEVKGGLFERLIEKNTTIPTEESKIFTTAADNQTSVQVRVFQGERELAEKNEMLGEFHLTGIPPAPAGTPQIEVTFSIDENGIVNVSAEDKGTGTSEEITIEGGAGLSDAEIEQMQEDAEKHAEEDEKKRQRIEARNTAEATIQRAETLLEENEEQVDDDLRADIEAAVEDLEETIDDDDAEAEDIEDATEALSTELQEIGKQMYQQAGAEGAAGAGAAGGAAGAGPGGMGGMGGGPNPGPGGAAGGEDEEFVDADFEDVGENDDE is encoded by the coding sequence ATGGCGAGCAACAAGATTCTCGGAATCGACCTCGGGACGACGAACAGCGCGTTCGCGGTGATGGAAGGCGGCGATCCGGAGATCATCGCCAACGCCGAAGGCGAACGGACGACGCCCTCCGTCGTCGCGTTCACCGACGACGACGAGCGACTCGTCGGCAAGCCGGCGAAGAACCAGGCCGTTCAGAACCCCGATCGGACGATCCAGTCCATCAAGCGCCACATGGGCGAGGAGGACTACACCGTCGAAATCGAGGGCGAGGAGTACACGCCCCAGGAGATCTCGGCGATGATCCTCCAGAAGATCAAACGCGACGCCGAGGAGTACCTCGGTGACGACGTCGAGAGGGCCGTCATCACGGTTCCCGCCTACTTCTCCGACCGACAGCGCCAGGCGACCAAGGACGCCGGCGAGATCGCCGGCTTCGAGGTCGAGCGCATCGTCAACGAGCCCACGGCCGCGTCGATGGCCTACGGGCTCGACGACGAGTCCGACCAGACCGTGCTCGTCTACGACCTGGGCGGCGGCACCTTCGACGTCTCGATTCTCGATCTCGGCGGCGGCGTCTACGAGGTCGTCGCGACCAACGGCGACAACGACCTCGGCGGCGACGACTGGGACGAGGCGATCATCGACTGGCTCGCAGCGGAGTTCGAGTCGGAACACGGCGTCGACCTCCGCGAGGACCGTCAGGCCCTCCAGCGGCTCAAGGACGCCGCCGAGGAGGCCAAGATCGAGCTCTCCTCCCGCAAGGAAACCGAAATCAACCTGCCCTTTATCACGGCGACCGACGACGGCCCGATCCACCTAGAGGAGTCGCTCACCCGCGCGAAGTTCGAGTCCCTTACCCAGGACCTCACCGATCGCACCGTCGAGCCGACCGAGCAGGCGCTTGAAGACGCCGGCTACGAGAAGGCCGACATCGACGAAGTCCTCCTCGTCGGCGGCTCCACGCGGATGCCCCAGGTTTCGGAGAAGGTCGAGGAACTCACGGGCCAGGAGCCCCAGAAGAACGTCAACCCCGACGAGGCAGTCGCGCTCGGCGCGGCGATCCAGGGCGGCGTCCTCGGCGGCGAGGTCGACGACATCGTCCTGCTCGACGTCACGCCGCTCTCGCTCGGGATCGAGGTCAAGGGCGGCCTCTTCGAGCGCCTCATCGAGAAGAACACGACGATCCCGACCGAGGAATCGAAGATCTTCACCACCGCGGCGGACAACCAGACCTCGGTGCAGGTCCGGGTCTTCCAGGGTGAGCGCGAACTGGCCGAGAAGAACGAGATGCTCGGCGAGTTCCACCTGACCGGTATCCCGCCGGCCCCCGCCGGAACCCCCCAGATCGAGGTCACGTTCTCCATCGACGAGAACGGGATCGTCAACGTCTCCGCCGAGGACAAGGGCACCGGCACCAGCGAGGAGATCACGATCGAGGGCGGCGCCGGCCTCTCCGACGCGGAGATCGAGCAGATGCAGGAGGATGCCGAGAAGCACGCCGAGGAGGACGAGAAGAAGCGCCAGCGCATCGAGGCGCGAAACACCGCCGAGGCGACGATCCAGCGCGCCGAGACGCTGCTCGAGGAGAACGAAGAGCAGGTCGACGACGACCTGCGCGCCGACATCGAGGCGGCCGTCGAAGACTTAGAGGAGACGATCGACGACGACGACGCCGAGGCCGAGGACATCGAGGACGCGACCGAGGCCCTGAGCACGGAACTCCAGGAGATCGGCAAGCAGATGTACCAGCAGGCCGGCGCCGAAGGCGCAGCGGGCGCCGGCGCTGCCGGCGGCGCGGCCGGTGCCGGACCCGGCGGCATGGGTGGCATGGGCGGCGGCCCGAACCCCGGTCCGGGCGGCGCTGCTGGCGGCGAAGACGAGGAGTTCGTCGACGCCGACTTCGAAGACGTCGGAGAAAACGACGACGAGTAA